In Pristiophorus japonicus isolate sPriJap1 chromosome 2, sPriJap1.hap1, whole genome shotgun sequence, one genomic interval encodes:
- the LOC139239352 gene encoding activated RNA polymerase II transcriptional coactivator p15-like has product MPKSREVVSTSSGSESDSEVDQKAKRKKSATVEKPVKKQKSGESSGGAKCTKSDKDENLFQIGRMRYVSVREFKGKVLVDVREYWMNQDGEMKPGKKGISLSPDQWNQLKEMIPDIDDAVKRL; this is encoded by the exons atGCCTAAGTCAAGGGAAGTTGTTTCTACGAGCTCAGGCAGCGAATCGGATAGTGAAGTTGATCAAAAG GCTAAGAGAAAGAAGTCAGCTACGGTAGAGAAACCAGTAAAAAAGCAAAAGAGTGGAGAAAGTTCTGGCGGTGCAAAATGCACTAAAAGTGACAAAGATGAAAACCTATTTCAG ATTGGCAGGATGAGATACGTCAGTGTGCGTGAGTTCAAAGGCAAAGTCCTAGTTGATGTCAGAGAATACTGGATGAACCAAGATGGTGAAATGAAGCCTGGAAAAAAAG gAATCTCTCTATCACCAGACCAATGGAATCAACTGAAGGAAATGATTCCTGACATTGATGATGCAGTAAAAAGATTATAG